One window of the Actinomyces wuliandei genome contains the following:
- a CDS encoding AAA family ATPase — protein MDRSYAADGSAVTASPGRLADALDGRRREGGPVRGGAAGCAPHGSTRFSLGCTITVTHSGGSYDYRYDVKLETVPFIRVVGEHLNGPQRAAKSGRWNQQTLMSATAGSGGVGLDAAVSTGKRGPNRRIALRDDRSALSQLPAVLPGTTRADRDILDAQRDVSAALRSTFHFDPAPSLMRDWVPLRETQLRRTGENLAPVLRHLQDHTPDTFSRLEELARQIADCPIRALSFSSTDTGDIMTAVQEDHGNGEPDEPAALTTARSMSDGLLRFLAIATALSSPASGLDLDSVTTTYTSDVPAPSAGALLAVEEIENGLHPSNASRLLHLVEEATQRGQVSALVTTHSPALLDALGGDQLRDVLVCHHQKVTRLTDLPGYAQAMSAGTLGTVVTRGLLDEAAQPGPEPDYSDFLALIGAD, from the coding sequence ATGGACCGATCCTACGCAGCCGACGGGTCGGCGGTCACCGCCTCGCCCGGGAGGCTGGCCGACGCGCTGGACGGGAGACGGCGGGAGGGCGGCCCGGTCCGTGGCGGCGCTGCTGGGTGTGCCCCGCACGGCAGCACCCGGTTCTCGCTGGGATGCACCATCACCGTGACCCACTCTGGCGGGAGCTACGACTACCGCTACGACGTCAAGCTGGAGACTGTGCCCTTTATCCGAGTCGTAGGTGAGCACCTTAATGGACCACAGCGTGCCGCCAAGAGCGGTCGCTGGAACCAGCAGACTCTCATGTCGGCGACCGCCGGAAGTGGTGGTGTCGGGCTGGACGCCGCTGTCTCGACGGGTAAACGAGGTCCCAACCGACGCATCGCGCTGCGGGACGACCGGTCCGCGCTCAGCCAGCTCCCCGCAGTGCTCCCAGGCACCACCCGCGCAGACCGGGACATCCTCGACGCCCAGCGCGACGTGTCCGCCGCGCTGCGCAGCACCTTTCACTTTGATCCCGCACCAAGCCTGATGCGGGACTGGGTTCCCCTCCGGGAGACCCAGCTGCGTCGCACCGGCGAGAACCTGGCTCCCGTCCTCAGGCACCTTCAGGACCACACCCCTGACACATTCTCCCGGCTGGAGGAGCTGGCACGCCAGATTGCCGACTGCCCGATACGCGCCCTGAGCTTCAGCTCAACAGATACGGGAGACATCATGACTGCCGTCCAGGAGGACCACGGCAACGGCGAACCAGACGAGCCTGCCGCCCTGACAACGGCCCGCTCGATGAGCGACGGCCTGTTACGTTTCCTTGCGATCGCCACAGCCCTGTCCAGCCCGGCCAGCGGCCTGGATCTTGACTCCGTCACCACCACCTACACCAGCGACGTCCCCGCTCCCAGTGCTGGCGCCCTGCTGGCTGTGGAAGAGATCGAGAACGGCCTGCACCCCTCCAACGCCAGCAGGCTGCTCCACCTGGTCGAGGAGGCCACACAGCGTGGCCAGGTCAGCGCGCTGGTCACCACCCACTCCCCCGCACTGCTGGACGCGCTGGGCGGGGACCAGCTGCGCGACGTCCTGGTCTGCCACCACCAGAAGGTCACCCGCCTGACTGACCTGCCCGGGTACGCCCAGGCCATGAGTGCGGGCACGCTGGGGACAGTAGTGACCCGCGGTCTTCTTGACGAGGCCGCCCAGCCCGGCCCAGAACCGGACTACTCTGACTTCCTCGCACTTATCGGAGCAGACTGA
- a CDS encoding GuaB3 family IMP dehydrogenase-related protein: MSSEIEIGRSKRARRAYSFEDIALVPARRTRDTSEVRVGWQIDAYHVDLPVMASPMDSVMSPETAILVGRLGGIGVLDLEGLWTRYEDPTPALERIRAAAPEEATRVLQEVYQVPVDPDLITERLAQVRQAGVVVAGRLSPAQTQRHWRTVVEAGVDLLVIRGSVVSAEHVSGAAEPLNLKRFIYGLDVPVVVGGVTTYTAALHLMRTGAAGVLVGQGGGASSSVRQVLGLHMPMATAVADVAGARRDYLDESGGRYVHVIADGSVGNSGDVVKAIACGADAVMLGAALARAQEAPGKGYHWGAEARHQRLPRGFRSHVGTVGTMAEILNGPSDQADGTLNIMGALRRTLATTGYSDVKELQRVEVVLAPYEAS, translated from the coding sequence ATGAGCTCTGAGATCGAGATCGGGCGCTCCAAGCGAGCCCGCCGCGCCTACTCCTTTGAGGACATCGCGCTGGTTCCAGCCCGCCGCACCCGTGACACCTCCGAGGTCCGTGTGGGCTGGCAGATCGACGCCTACCACGTGGACCTGCCGGTCATGGCCTCACCCATGGACTCGGTCATGAGCCCGGAGACCGCCATCCTGGTAGGGCGGCTCGGCGGGATCGGGGTGCTCGACCTGGAGGGCCTGTGGACCCGCTACGAGGACCCGACCCCGGCTCTGGAGCGTATCCGTGCCGCTGCTCCTGAGGAGGCCACCCGGGTGCTCCAGGAGGTCTACCAGGTACCGGTGGATCCTGACCTCATCACCGAGCGCCTGGCCCAGGTCCGTCAGGCGGGCGTCGTCGTCGCCGGGCGGCTCAGCCCCGCCCAGACCCAGCGGCACTGGCGCACCGTGGTGGAGGCGGGCGTGGACCTGCTGGTCATCCGCGGCTCGGTGGTCTCGGCGGAGCACGTCTCCGGGGCGGCGGAGCCGCTCAACCTCAAGCGCTTCATCTACGGGCTCGACGTGCCCGTGGTCGTGGGCGGGGTGACCACCTACACCGCCGCCCTCCACCTCATGCGTACCGGTGCCGCCGGCGTGCTTGTGGGGCAGGGCGGTGGCGCCTCCTCCTCGGTGCGACAGGTCCTGGGCCTGCACATGCCCATGGCCACTGCCGTGGCCGACGTGGCCGGCGCCCGGCGCGACTACCTGGATGAGTCCGGGGGCCGCTACGTCCACGTCATCGCTGACGGGTCGGTGGGCAACTCCGGTGACGTCGTCAAGGCTATCGCCTGTGGGGCGGACGCGGTCATGCTCGGTGCGGCCCTGGCTCGTGCCCAGGAGGCCCCGGGCAAGGGCTACCACTGGGGCGCCGAGGCGCGTCACCAGCGTCTGCCACGCGGCTTCCGCAGCCACGTGGGTACTGTGGGCACCATGGCGGAGATCCTCAACGGCCCCTCTGACCAGGCCGACGGGACCCTCAACATCATGGGTGCCCTGCGCCGGACCCTGGCCACCACCGGCTACTCCGACGTCAAGGAGCTCCAGCGCGTCGAGGTGGTCCTGGCTCCCTACGAGGCCTCCTGA
- a CDS encoding glycerate kinase — protein sequence MATYVLAPDSFKESMTALEAAEAMAAGVRQADPKATCLLRPMADGGEGFAQTLAAALGARSVEVPVHDALGAPVQGALYLAGTTALLDVATAVGLEQVPPRHRDVMGSSSLGVGELVLAALDRGAQEIIVGLGGSATNDAGAGMLAALGVRFLDEQAAPLAPVPAELVRATAVDTSGLDPRLAGVQVHAACDVTSPLLGPQGASAVFGPQKGATGSQVRVLDDLLSRLAGLSTSSEGVSGTEVAQRPGAGAAGGLGWALMTFLSARTRPGVDLVMEASGLAEAVKGATAVLTGEGSVDSQTLSGKTAAGVVRVAAAAGVPVVVFAGRVQADAAALLGQGVRDLVQITPEGTAMEQALAEGSQNLRSAVTRWVAAQEAS from the coding sequence ATGGCCACCTACGTCCTCGCCCCCGACTCCTTCAAGGAGTCCATGACCGCGCTTGAGGCTGCCGAGGCGATGGCAGCGGGAGTCCGCCAGGCCGACCCGAAGGCCACCTGCCTCCTGCGTCCCATGGCTGACGGCGGGGAGGGGTTCGCTCAGACGCTGGCCGCCGCCCTGGGAGCCAGGAGCGTGGAGGTGCCCGTGCACGACGCCCTCGGCGCACCCGTGCAGGGCGCTCTCTACCTTGCTGGCACGACCGCCCTGCTTGACGTGGCCACAGCTGTGGGTCTGGAGCAGGTTCCCCCGCGCCACCGAGACGTCATGGGCTCCAGCTCCCTCGGTGTGGGCGAGCTGGTCCTGGCAGCCCTGGACCGAGGAGCCCAGGAGATCATCGTCGGCCTGGGCGGCTCCGCCACGAACGACGCCGGAGCGGGCATGCTGGCGGCGCTGGGCGTGCGCTTCCTTGACGAGCAGGCCGCGCCACTGGCCCCTGTACCTGCTGAGCTGGTCAGGGCCACCGCAGTCGACACCAGCGGCCTGGACCCGAGGCTGGCAGGTGTGCAGGTCCATGCTGCCTGCGACGTCACCTCACCTCTGCTTGGCCCCCAGGGCGCGAGCGCGGTGTTTGGTCCCCAGAAGGGGGCCACCGGCAGCCAGGTGCGGGTCCTGGACGACCTGCTGTCCCGGCTGGCGGGCCTGTCCACCTCGTCTGAGGGTGTCAGCGGGACAGAGGTGGCGCAACGCCCCGGAGCCGGCGCCGCAGGTGGGCTGGGCTGGGCACTCATGACCTTCCTGTCTGCTCGGACGCGCCCGGGCGTGGACCTGGTCATGGAGGCTAGCGGGCTGGCTGAGGCAGTGAAGGGAGCCACCGCCGTCCTTACCGGTGAGGGCTCTGTGGACAGCCAGACACTGAGCGGCAAGACCGCAGCGGGTGTTGTCCGGGTGGCCGCAGCCGCCGGGGTGCCGGTGGTGGTCTTCGCCGGGCGGGTACAGGCGGACGCGGCCGCGCTCCTGGGGCAGGGCGTGCGTGACCTGGTGCAGATCACCCCGGAGGGCACAGCTATGGAGCAGGCGCTTGCCGAGGGGTCGCAGAACCTGCGCTCAGCCGTGACCCGGTGGGTCGCGGCTCAGGAGGCCTCGTAG
- a CDS encoding HPr family phosphocarrier protein: MAQVTATIASKVGLHARPAATFVKAVAEKGVPVSIAKEGGAAVDASSILGVMTLGAGFGDVVTLSSDADGAQAALDELKALLETDLDA; the protein is encoded by the coding sequence ATGGCCCAGGTCACCGCCACTATCGCTTCCAAGGTCGGTCTTCACGCCCGTCCCGCCGCCACCTTCGTCAAGGCTGTCGCTGAGAAGGGCGTTCCTGTCTCTATCGCCAAGGAGGGCGGGGCCGCCGTTGACGCCTCCTCTATTCTCGGTGTCATGACTCTGGGTGCCGGCTTCGGCGACGTGGTCACCCTCTCCTCCGACGCCGACGGCGCGCAGGCCGCGCTTGATGAGCTCAAGGCTCTCCTGGAGACTGACCTCGACGCCTGA
- a CDS encoding sodium:solute symporter family protein, with the protein MSSAPPLAALPSTLPASTTLIDAAWYDYVPIVIYFAFVIGVGLMARAQASTADGFLTSGRSLPAWVTGIAFVSANLGAVEIMGMSANGAQYGMPTFHYFWIGAIPAMIFLGLVMMPFYYGSKVRSVPEFMLKRFGVEAHLVNSLSFALAQLLIAGINLYLLGNIVNWLLGWPLWSALVIAAVIVYAYITMGGLSAAIYNEVLQFFVIVAALLPLTVIGLRRVGGWQGLTEQITADATAAGTDPALQLHSWPGNAISGFDSDILSVVGLVFGLGFVLSFGYWTTNFVEVQRAMASNSISAAQSTPIIGTFVKMLVPFLVIVPGMVAGVLVSEVRDLKAGASQAYDYNDSILYLMRDVLPNGLLGLAITGLLASFMAGMAANVSAFNTVWGVDLYQRYIKKDGDDAHYLAMGKLSTLAAAVIAIFTALIASNYSNLMDYLQTLFSMFNAPLFATFIIGMFWKRATPAAGWSGLVAGTLAALAVNVMLWTDVLSMPGQGGAFLAAGIAFVVDVAVTIGVSLTTRPKPDSELKGFVYALTPRSERTDPHLHELPWYRRPVPLGVLAGTMVILLNSVFH; encoded by the coding sequence ATGTCCTCCGCTCCACCTCTCGCAGCACTTCCCTCAACGCTGCCCGCCTCCACCACACTTATCGACGCAGCCTGGTATGACTACGTCCCTATTGTCATCTACTTTGCCTTCGTCATCGGTGTGGGCCTCATGGCCCGTGCCCAGGCCTCCACGGCAGACGGCTTCCTGACCTCAGGCCGGTCCCTGCCCGCCTGGGTCACCGGGATCGCCTTCGTGTCAGCCAACCTCGGCGCGGTGGAGATCATGGGGATGTCTGCCAACGGCGCCCAGTACGGGATGCCGACCTTCCACTACTTCTGGATCGGCGCCATCCCGGCCATGATCTTCCTGGGACTGGTCATGATGCCCTTCTACTACGGGTCCAAGGTCCGCTCGGTCCCGGAGTTCATGCTCAAGCGCTTCGGTGTCGAGGCGCACCTGGTCAACTCGCTGAGCTTTGCCCTGGCCCAGCTGCTCATCGCTGGCATCAACCTGTACCTGCTGGGCAACATCGTCAACTGGCTGCTGGGCTGGCCCCTGTGGTCGGCCCTGGTCATCGCCGCAGTCATCGTCTACGCCTACATCACGATGGGTGGCCTGTCAGCCGCGATCTACAACGAGGTCCTCCAGTTCTTCGTCATCGTCGCCGCCCTGCTGCCGCTGACCGTCATCGGCCTGCGCCGGGTCGGCGGCTGGCAGGGGCTGACCGAGCAGATCACCGCCGACGCCACGGCAGCAGGAACCGACCCCGCCCTGCAGCTGCACTCCTGGCCCGGAAACGCCATCTCGGGCTTTGACTCCGACATCCTCTCCGTGGTCGGCCTGGTCTTCGGCCTTGGCTTCGTCCTGTCCTTCGGCTACTGGACGACAAACTTCGTGGAGGTCCAGCGCGCCATGGCCTCCAACTCGATCTCAGCGGCCCAGTCCACCCCGATCATCGGGACCTTCGTGAAGATGCTCGTCCCCTTCCTGGTAATCGTGCCCGGGATGGTCGCCGGCGTCCTGGTCTCCGAGGTCCGCGACCTCAAGGCAGGAGCCAGCCAGGCCTACGACTACAACGACTCGATCCTGTACCTCATGCGCGACGTCCTGCCCAACGGGCTGCTCGGTCTGGCGATCACCGGCCTGCTCGCCTCCTTCATGGCGGGGATGGCCGCTAATGTCTCAGCCTTCAACACCGTGTGGGGGGTCGACCTCTACCAGCGCTACATCAAGAAGGACGGGGACGACGCCCACTACCTGGCAATGGGCAAGCTCTCGACGCTGGCCGCCGCTGTCATCGCGATCTTCACCGCGCTCATCGCGTCGAACTACTCCAACCTCATGGACTACCTCCAGACGTTGTTCTCCATGTTCAACGCCCCTCTCTTCGCCACCTTCATCATTGGCATGTTCTGGAAGCGCGCCACGCCAGCAGCAGGCTGGAGCGGACTCGTGGCCGGGACGCTGGCTGCCCTGGCCGTCAACGTCATGCTGTGGACCGACGTCCTGTCCATGCCGGGTCAGGGCGGGGCCTTCCTGGCGGCAGGTATCGCCTTCGTCGTCGATGTCGCGGTCACGATCGGGGTCTCCCTGACGACGCGTCCCAAGCCCGACTCCGAGCTCAAGGGATTCGTCTACGCGCTGACGCCACGGAGCGAACGCACCGACCCCCACCTGCACGAGCTGCCGTGGTACCGCAGGCCGGTCCCACTGGGCGTCCTGGCCGGCACCATGGTCATCCTGCTCAACAGCGTGTTCCACTGA
- a CDS encoding ribonuclease H family protein, with translation MTITAAADGSALGNPGPAGWAWYVDEGCWAAGGWQTATNNRGELTAVLELLRATQAAGLAGEDLLVLCDSQYVINSVTRWRHGWKKRGWRKADGKPVLNVDLMRELDQALAGRSVRFEWVRGHVGHMLNEAADTRARAAATAYQQGRAVPAGPGWTRGGGASQAAGQVVQASAQGEGQQGSEKRQGLAGDGQLLVGGDDQHRHG, from the coding sequence ATGACGATCACTGCTGCGGCGGACGGCTCCGCCCTGGGTAACCCCGGTCCGGCAGGCTGGGCGTGGTACGTGGACGAGGGCTGCTGGGCGGCAGGCGGCTGGCAGACCGCGACCAACAACCGTGGGGAGCTGACCGCCGTGCTGGAGCTCCTGCGCGCGACGCAGGCGGCGGGCCTGGCAGGCGAGGACCTCCTGGTCCTGTGCGACTCCCAGTACGTCATCAACTCAGTGACACGGTGGCGGCACGGCTGGAAGAAGCGGGGGTGGCGCAAGGCGGACGGCAAGCCGGTCCTCAACGTGGACCTCATGCGGGAGCTGGACCAGGCCCTGGCAGGTCGGTCCGTACGCTTTGAGTGGGTGCGTGGGCACGTGGGCCACATGCTGAACGAGGCGGCGGACACCAGGGCGCGGGCCGCAGCCACCGCCTACCAGCAGGGCAGGGCGGTGCCCGCAGGTCCTGGCTGGACGCGCGGTGGTGGAGCCAGCCAGGCCGCTGGGCAGGTGGTGCAGGCTAGTGCCCAGGGGGAGGGACAGCAGGGCTCAGAGAAGCGTCAGGGCCTGGCGGGCGATGGCCAGCTCCTCGTTGGTGGGGACGACCAGCACCGTCACGGGTGA
- a CDS encoding acetate/propionate family kinase encodes MTQRTVLVINSGSSSIKYQLVDPDSGSSLASGLVERIGEEAGAIVHKVAGQRTELDQPVPDHGTGLAEVLRLFEDKGPSLAEAHVVAVGHRVVQGGRHFSGPALIDDEVVTLITELVPLGPLHNPAHLKGIEVARRLLADVPHVAVFDTAFFQDLPEEAARYALDREVADRYSIRRYGAHGTSHQYVSEQVSRLLGREDLRQVVLHLGNGASASAVVAGHAVETSMGLTPLEGLVMGGRTGDIDPAAVFHLARVAGMTVDEIDNLFNRGSGMKGLAGDNDMREVWRRVDDGEQEARDAMDIYLHRLTKYVGAYTAVMGGLDALTFTAGIGENDARLRRELCGRLGFLGIRLDDTLNETRSSQARVVSAPQSPVTVLVVPTNEELAIARQALTLL; translated from the coding sequence GTGACCCAGCGGACCGTCCTCGTCATCAACTCCGGCTCCTCCTCCATCAAGTACCAGCTGGTGGACCCTGACTCGGGCAGCTCCCTGGCTTCCGGCCTGGTGGAGCGCATCGGGGAGGAGGCTGGTGCCATCGTCCACAAGGTGGCTGGCCAGCGCACCGAGCTCGACCAGCCTGTTCCCGACCACGGCACCGGGCTGGCCGAGGTGCTGCGCCTCTTCGAGGACAAGGGTCCCAGCCTGGCTGAGGCGCACGTCGTCGCCGTGGGGCACCGGGTGGTCCAAGGAGGGCGCCACTTCAGCGGCCCGGCCCTCATCGACGACGAGGTCGTCACCCTCATCACAGAGCTGGTGCCGCTGGGGCCGCTGCACAACCCCGCCCACCTCAAGGGTATTGAGGTCGCTCGCAGGCTGCTGGCGGACGTCCCCCACGTGGCGGTCTTCGACACCGCGTTCTTCCAGGACCTGCCTGAGGAGGCTGCCCGCTACGCCCTGGACCGGGAGGTCGCCGACCGCTACTCGATCCGCCGCTACGGCGCCCACGGCACCAGCCACCAGTACGTCTCCGAGCAGGTCTCCCGGCTCCTGGGACGTGAGGACCTGCGTCAGGTAGTCCTGCACCTGGGCAACGGGGCCTCAGCCTCGGCGGTGGTGGCGGGCCACGCCGTGGAGACCTCCATGGGGCTGACCCCCTTGGAGGGACTGGTCATGGGCGGGCGCACAGGTGACATTGACCCGGCGGCCGTGTTCCACCTGGCCCGGGTGGCCGGCATGACGGTCGACGAGATCGACAACCTGTTCAACCGGGGCTCCGGGATGAAGGGGCTGGCCGGAGACAACGACATGCGTGAGGTGTGGAGGCGTGTGGACGACGGGGAGCAGGAGGCCCGTGACGCCATGGACATCTACCTCCACCGGCTGACCAAGTACGTGGGGGCCTACACCGCCGTCATGGGCGGCCTGGACGCCCTGACCTTCACCGCCGGGATCGGGGAGAACGACGCCCGCCTGCGCCGCGAGCTGTGCGGGCGCCTGGGCTTCCTGGGCATCAGGCTCGACGACACCCTCAACGAGACCCGGTCCTCCCAGGCCCGCGTCGTCTCCGCACCGCAGTCACCCGTGACGGTGCTGGTCGTCCCCACCAACGAGGAGCTGGCCATCGCCCGCCAGGCCCTGACGCTTCTCTGA
- the pta gene encoding phosphate acetyltransferase — MARSIYIASPNAGTGKSTVALGLVASLTKVVARVGVFRPFVESRDGDAFLDVLLARAGSTVPAAQCVGTTWEEFHADPEESLSQIVAAYRDVARSHDVVIIDGSDFTDLAGNPELSLNARVAANLGVPVLLVVSGHNGPEDVMGNVEVSVAEIADNHARTVAVVANKCLPDTRQAVATALREHSGLVSTTLPEVPLLAAPSVREVMESVDGTLISGDPTLLAREAESFLVCAMDVSHVLERLREGQLAIVPADRSALVISLLAAQASSSFPKLSGLVFNGGFDINPHALRLLEGLGLPIPVMTSPLDTFAAASVTSSLTGLLAHGSDRKLDVAVTTFEQETDVEALMSALEVEPSDVVTPVMFQAELVERSRADRRMIVLPEPDDDRVLRAADAILRRGIADLTLLGEETTVRSRAAELGLDITAARVVSTSDPERLDTYAREFARLRAKKGVTLEQAHEKIQDVSYFGTMMVHLGDADGMVSGAAHTTAHTIVPSFQIIKTRPGTSIVSSVFLMLLQDRVLVYGDCAVNPDPTAEQLADIAVSSAATARRFGVEPRVAMLSFSTGTSGQGADVDKVREATELVQAKAPDLAVDGPIQYDAAIDPTVAAKKAPDSQVAGHANVFIFPDLSSGNIGYKAVQRSSGAIAIGPVLQGLNKPVNDLSRGALVEDIINTVAITAVQAQG; from the coding sequence GTGGCGCGCAGCATCTACATCGCCTCACCTAACGCCGGGACCGGGAAGTCCACAGTGGCACTCGGCCTGGTCGCCTCCCTGACCAAGGTCGTCGCCAGGGTCGGGGTCTTCCGCCCCTTCGTCGAGAGCAGGGATGGTGACGCCTTCCTCGACGTGCTCCTGGCCCGTGCCGGCTCGACCGTGCCCGCCGCCCAGTGCGTGGGCACCACGTGGGAGGAGTTCCACGCCGACCCCGAGGAGTCCCTGTCCCAGATCGTGGCCGCCTACCGTGACGTCGCCCGCAGCCACGACGTCGTCATCATCGACGGCTCCGACTTCACCGACCTGGCAGGTAACCCCGAGCTCTCCCTCAACGCCCGCGTGGCCGCCAACCTCGGGGTGCCCGTCCTGCTGGTGGTCTCCGGCCACAACGGCCCTGAGGACGTCATGGGCAACGTGGAGGTCTCCGTCGCCGAGATCGCTGACAACCACGCCCGCACCGTGGCCGTCGTGGCCAACAAGTGCCTCCCTGACACGCGTCAGGCCGTGGCCACGGCCCTCAGGGAGCACTCCGGGCTGGTCTCCACCACGCTCCCGGAGGTGCCACTGCTGGCAGCCCCCTCGGTCCGCGAGGTCATGGAGTCGGTGGACGGCACCCTCATCTCCGGGGACCCGACGCTGCTGGCCCGTGAGGCTGAGTCCTTCCTCGTGTGCGCCATGGACGTCTCCCACGTCCTGGAGCGCCTGCGCGAGGGACAGCTGGCCATCGTACCCGCGGACCGCTCGGCGCTGGTCATCTCCTTGCTGGCCGCCCAGGCCTCCTCCAGCTTCCCCAAGCTCTCCGGCCTGGTCTTCAACGGGGGGTTTGACATCAACCCCCACGCGCTGCGCCTCCTGGAGGGCCTGGGCCTGCCCATCCCGGTCATGACCTCCCCCCTGGACACCTTTGCCGCCGCCTCAGTCACCAGCTCCCTGACCGGCCTGCTGGCTCACGGCTCGGACCGCAAGCTGGACGTGGCCGTGACCACCTTTGAGCAGGAGACCGACGTCGAGGCCCTCATGTCCGCCCTGGAGGTGGAGCCCTCCGACGTCGTCACCCCCGTCATGTTCCAGGCCGAGCTGGTGGAGCGCAGCCGGGCCGACCGCAGGATGATCGTCCTGCCCGAGCCCGACGACGACCGGGTGCTGCGCGCCGCGGACGCGATCCTGCGCCGCGGCATCGCTGACCTGACCCTCCTGGGCGAGGAGACCACGGTCCGCTCACGCGCCGCCGAGCTGGGGCTGGACATCACGGCGGCGCGCGTGGTCTCTACCAGCGATCCTGAGCGACTCGACACCTACGCCAGGGAGTTCGCCCGTCTACGCGCCAAGAAGGGGGTCACGCTGGAGCAGGCCCACGAGAAGATCCAGGACGTGTCCTATTTCGGGACGATGATGGTCCACCTGGGTGACGCCGACGGCATGGTCTCCGGAGCGGCCCACACCACCGCCCACACCATCGTCCCCTCCTTCCAGATCATCAAGACCAGACCTGGGACCTCCATCGTCTCCTCGGTCTTCCTCATGCTCCTCCAGGACCGGGTCCTCGTCTACGGGGACTGCGCGGTCAACCCGGACCCCACCGCCGAGCAGCTGGCTGACATCGCCGTCTCCTCCGCTGCCACGGCACGCCGGTTCGGGGTGGAGCCCCGGGTCGCGATGCTGTCCTTCTCCACCGGCACCTCCGGGCAGGGGGCGGACGTGGACAAGGTGCGCGAGGCCACCGAGCTGGTCCAGGCCAAGGCCCCCGACCTCGCCGTGGACGGCCCCATCCAGTACGACGCCGCCATCGACCCCACTGTCGCCGCCAAGAAGGCGCCGGACTCCCAGGTGGCAGGCCATGCCAACGTCTTTATCTTCCCCGACCTCTCCAGTGGCAACATTGGCTACAAGGCCGTGCAGCGCTCCAGCGGCGCCATCGCCATCGGCCCCGTCCTCCAGGGCCTCAACAAGCCGGTCAACGACCTGTCGCGTGGTGCCCTTGTGGAGGACATCATCAACACCGTGGCCATCACCGCCGTCCAGGCCCAGGGCTAG